One window of the Streptomyces sp. NBC_00259 genome contains the following:
- a CDS encoding SURF1 family cytochrome oxidase biogenesis protein encodes MYRFLLSRQWVILTLIGLVLIPVMVELGFWQLHRHQHRVAQNQLIADNLSARPVPVTELTSPGHTVPRADYWRRVTATGTYDTTHEVVVRRRTDNDERVGAHVLTPLVLTDGRAVLVNRGWVPAAADQQAFPVVPPAPKGEVTVTGRLMADETTGASGIKDLRGLPPRQIMLINSEQEAERLGRPVLGGYLQQTAPEPPKGTPELIADPDHDSIGAHMAYAVQWWLFASGVPVGWVILVRREKRDRAAAAARPAPEEAAEVVGAGAA; translated from the coding sequence GTGTACCGCTTCCTGTTGTCCCGGCAGTGGGTGATCCTCACCCTCATCGGCCTCGTCCTCATTCCCGTCATGGTCGAGCTGGGCTTCTGGCAGCTGCACCGGCACCAGCACCGCGTCGCACAGAACCAGCTGATCGCGGACAACCTCTCCGCACGGCCGGTCCCCGTCACCGAGCTGACCTCCCCCGGACACACCGTCCCGCGCGCCGACTACTGGCGCCGGGTCACCGCCACCGGGACGTACGACACCACGCACGAGGTCGTCGTGCGCCGCCGCACCGACAACGACGAGCGGGTCGGCGCGCACGTCCTGACCCCGCTGGTCCTCACCGACGGCCGTGCCGTCCTGGTCAACCGCGGCTGGGTGCCCGCGGCGGCCGACCAGCAGGCGTTCCCCGTCGTACCGCCCGCACCGAAGGGCGAGGTCACCGTCACCGGCCGGCTGATGGCCGACGAGACGACGGGTGCCAGCGGAATCAAGGACCTGCGCGGTCTGCCGCCGCGTCAGATCATGCTGATCAACAGCGAGCAGGAGGCCGAGCGCCTCGGCCGGCCCGTGCTCGGCGGCTATCTGCAGCAGACCGCGCCCGAACCGCCGAAGGGCACGCCCGAGCTGATCGCCGACCCCGACCACGACTCCATCGGTGCCCATATGGCGTACGCCGTGCAGTGGTGGCTGTTCGCGTCCGGGGTTCCGGTCGGCTGGGTGATCCTCGTACGCCGTGAGAAGCGGGACCGGGCGGCGGCCGCCGCGCGGCCCGCGCCCGAGGAGGCGGCCGAGGTCGTGGGAGCGGGCGCCGCTTAG